The sequence CCATGTTAGTGGAGGCCGAGGCAGCGCATGAGGCCATTTTATCGGTGCAAAGCGAGCCTAAGGGCGTGGTGCGGCTGTCTTGTCCGGTGGCCTTATTGCACGCCAATATTGGGCCCATGCTGGCTGAATTCATGTTGGCCTATCCACAAATCATTGTGCATTTAGATGCCAATAACCGCGCCGTTGATGTGGTAGGGGAAGGCTTTGACGTGGCCATTCGGGTGCGTCCAGGGCCGTTGGAAGACAGCGACTTAGTGTTGCGTATTTTGGCTGAGCGCGGCCAGTGTTTGGTGACCAGCCCTAAATTGGTTGAGGCGATGGGCGGTTTGCCTAGCGCGCCGGCGGAGTTAAGCCAGTGGCCCAGCTTGGCCATTGGCCAGCCACAAAATGCCCATGTTTGGACGCTGTTTGGTCCAGATGAGCGGCAGGTGGCGCTGCACCATCGCCCACGCTATGTGACCACCGACATGATGGCGTTACGGGAAGCGGCGCTGGTGGGGGTGGGCGTGGTGCAGCTGCCGCTGTTGATGATACAGTCACAGCTGGCCTGCGGCGAGCTGGTGTCGGTGCTGCCGGACTGGGCGCCGCGGCGCGAAATCATTCATGCCGTGTATCCTTCTCGGCGTGGTCAGCTGCCAGCGGTGCGGCTATTGTTGGATTACTTAACCGAAAAATATCGGCTCTTGTGTGAAGAATAAGCAGGTTAAAAAACGCCTACGGCTGATCAACCGTAGGCGTTTTGATGTGGGCAGATTAGGCCTTGGTTTGGGTTGCGGTGCTGTAGCTATTCATCAAGTTTTGATAGTCAGGAATGTGGTTGGCAAACAGCGTGCCTAAACCTTCAACGTCATTGCGCCAGTCGCGGTGTAGCTCACAGGCCACGCCAAACCAGCTCATTAACTGGGCGCCGGCTTGTGACATGCGGTCTAAGGCGCTGTCGCGGGTGAGGGCGTTGAACGTACCTGAGGCGTCGGTGACCACAAATACGTCAAAGTCTTCTGCTAAAGCCGACAGTGCAGGGAAGGCCACGCACACTTCAGTCACCACGCCAGCAATGATGAGCTGTTTTTTGCCGGTGGCTTTGACGGCATCCACAAAATCTTGGTTGTCCCAAGCGTTGATTTGGCCCGGACGCGCAATGTAGGGCGCATCTGGGAACAGCTTAGTCAACTCAGGCATCAGCGGGCCGTTGGGGCCATTTTCAAAGCTGGTGGTTAAAATGGTGGGCAGGTTGAAGTATTTAGCTAAATCGGCTAAGGCCAGAACGTTGTTTTTGAATTTATCTGGATCAATGTCGCGTACCAGAGATAACAGACCGGCCTGATGGTCGACCAATAAAACCGCTGCGTTGTCTTTGTCTAAACGAATGTAAGGTTTGGTCATCATAATTCCTTTTTTAACGGTTAAAATAAACCCAGCCATCGTGATTGAGTGCCGGTGTGAAAACAGTATGCAATAACGCTTGAAAAATGAATAGCGGACAAAAACTTAACGCAGCGTTCTTGATTTAGAACAGCAGGACGTGCCTGAATCAGCAGGATTTTAGCGGATAAACCGACTCAAATAGAGTAAATGGTTTATACTCAAACCATCTCAAAGAGGAGTATCGATCATGCAAGCAATGAACAACGTTTTGACCTTTTGGTTTAGCGAGCAAACCCGACCACACTGGTTTGCCAAGAGCGATGATTTTGATGCTGCCCTTCACCAGCAGTTTGGCCCAGTGTGGGCTCAGGCGAAGCAGGGCGAACTGGCGCATTGGCGCACCAGCCTAGAAGGCCGAGTGGCGGAAATCATCGTCCTCGATCAATTTTCACGCAACCTTTGTCGCAACCAGCGTGAAGCATTTAGCCAAGACGGCATGGCCTTAGTCTTGGCGCAGGAGTTGATTCAGCAGCCAGGCTTTGCCAAGCTGTCGCCTGAATATCGGCAGTTTGCGTTAATGCCCTATATGCATTCCGAGTCGGCGGTGATCCACGTTGAAGCCGTGCGCTTATTTACTGAGTTCGGCGATGCCAATACCTTGGATTTTGAGCTGCGCCACAAGGCCATCATTGATCGTTTTGGACGCTATCCGCACCGTAATAAGGCCTTGAGCCGTTCGTCTAGCGAAGAAGAAATTGCGTTTTTGCAAGAAGATGGGTCTTCTTTTTAAGGCGGGGTTGGGTCAAAAAAACACGGCATAGGCCGTGTTTTTTTATGGGAAGGGTGATCTCGGGTGGTGCCGGCGTTCTAGGCTAGACGCAGGCATTAAAAAGCCCATGCGCGCACGCATGGGCCAAATCAAAAACCATCGCCTTTATTGGGTCAATAAGGTCAGGGCTTCTTGGTATTTCTCTTTGGTTTTGGCGATCACGTCGGCCGGTACCTTAGGTGCGGGCGCTTGCTTGTTCCAACCGCTGGCTTCTAGCCAGTCGCGGATGAACTGTTTGTCGAATGAAGGTGGGTTGGTGCCCACTTGGTATTCGTCAGCAGGCCAGAAGCGGCTTGAATCAGGCGTCAGTACTTCGTCCATCAGGATCAATTCGCCAGCAGCGTTGAGGCCAAATTCAAACTTGGTGTCGCAGATGATGATGCCGCGCGTGGCCGCAAAAGCGGCGGCTTCAGTGTACAGCTTGATGGCCGCGGTACGCACTTTGGCCGCCACGTCGGCGCCAATGATGCTTTCGCACACTTCGTAGCTGATGTTTTCATCGTGATCGCCCACTTCGGCCTTGGTCGATGGCGTGAACAACACTTCTGGTAGCTTGGCGGCTTCTTCTAGGCCTGCGGGTAAAACGTGGCCGCACACGGCGCCGGTTTGCTGATATTCTTTCCAACCGCTGCCGGCTAAATAGCCGCGTACAATGGCTTCTACTTTAACTGGGGTCAGCTTTTGCGCCACCACGGCACGTTTTTCTAAAGCCTTGGCTTCTTCTGTTGGCAAAACGTCGTAAACGGTGTCGCCGGTGAAGTGATTGGGGATGACGTGCTGTAATTTTTCAAACCAAAAATTAGAAATTTGGGTCAGAATCTCGCCTTTTTGCGGGATGGGGTCGTCCAAGATCACATCAAAAGCAGACAGGCGGTCAGTGGCCACCATCAGCATGCGCTGATCGTCGATTTCGTATAAGTCACGTACTTTACCAGAGTAAATCTTTTTAAGGCTGATGGAGGTCATCGTGTGCAATCCTACAAAGGTTGGGTTAGGGTGTTTTGTAAGTTTAGGGCTTGGTTCAGTAAGGCCTCTGTGTCTGGGCCTAAAACCGTATAGTGGCCCATTTTACGGCCTGGTCGAGCCTCTTCTTTACCGTAGAGATAAAGGTGGGCGTTGCCGCTTTGTTGCAGCGGTGCCCAATTGGGCTCGCCGCCGCCTGCGGGCCATTCGTTGCCCAAAAGGTTGACCATCACGCAGGGGCTGAGCAAATCTGGCTGGGCCGGCGTGAGGCCGCATAAGGTGCGTACCTGTTGCTGAAACTGGTCGGCCAAGCAGGCGGTTAAAGTATAGTGGCCGGAATTATGCGGACGGGGGGCCATTTCGTTGACGATGAGGGTGTCGTCGTCGAGTACAAAAAATTCCACCGCCAACACGCCCACGTAGTTCAGCTCGTTGGCCAAGCGTTTGGCCATATTCTGGGCCTGCTGTTGCAGAGCTTCAGGCAGGCGCGCGGGGACGATGCACACGTCGAGGATGCCGTCTTTGTGCTGGTTTTCAGAAGGCGCAAAACAGCTGATCTCGTCGTCGCTTAAGCGCGCCACGATAGCCGATACTTCGCTTTGAAGCGGCAGCATGCGCTCTAATACGCAGGCCACCTGACCGAGTTCGGCAAAGGCTGCGGCGACTTCTTCAGGCGTACGGACGCGGATTTGGCCTTTGCCATCGTAGCCCATAGTGGCGGTTTTCATGATGCCCGGTAGATAGGCACCGAAGTCTTGATCCAAGGCTTCTGGCGTGTCGATCACGGCGTAAGGGGCCGTGGCCAGGCCGGCCTGACGAATCCATTTTTTTTCTAGGATACGATTTTGCGCAATCGCCACGCAGTCGCCGCTGGGAGAAACGCGCGTGTGCTGAGCCAAATCGATCATGGCCTGGGCGTTGACGTTTTCAAACTCAGTGGTGACGGCGGCGCATTCGCCCATGATGGCCAAGGCGGCGGCATCGTTAAACGGTGCGCACAGGTGGCGATCGGCGAAGGCGGCTGCGGGTGCTTGTGGATCGGGATCCAACACGGTCACGCGATAGCCCATGGTTTTAGCGGCAATGGTGAACATGCGGCCAAGCTGGCCGCCCCCTAAAATGCCCAACATGGCAGGGGGAAGGATGGGGCTGGTACGATGGTTCATTAGTCAACCTCTGGTAGGGTCATGTTGAGTACAGTTTGTTCTTGGGTTTGGCGGAAGGCCTGTAGGGCCGCAGCCAATTCGGGCACTTCATTGGCCAGCATGGCAATGGCAAATAAGGCGGCATTAGCGGCGCCGGCTTCACCGATGGCGAAGGTGGCTACGGGAATGCCTTTAGGCATTTGCACAATAGACAACAAGGAATCTTCACCGCGCAAATAGCGAGAGGGTACGGGTACGCCCAATACCGGTACGGTGGTTTTTGCGGCCAACATGCCTGGCAAGTGGGCGGCGCCGCCTGCGCCGGCAATGATGGCTTTTAGGCCGCGCTTTTGGGCCTGTTCGGCATAATCAAACAGCAAATCTGGGGTGCGGTGTGCAGAGACAACCTTGGTCTCGAAAGCGACGTTGAACTGCTTCAGCATTTTTGCTGCGTTTTGCATCACGTCCCAATCACTGTTGCTGCCCATTACAATGCCTACTTGAATCATGTTAAACGTTCCTTTTTCATCGGTGGTGTGGGTTGGTTAATTATTTCAGCAGAATCTTGGCTCGCTGCGCTTCCGTGCTGTTTGGGTAGGTGCGAATCAAGGTTCTTAAAGTGGTGTGGGCGACATCGTTTTGCTTCATGCTCAGCTGGCAGTTGGCGATGTTGTAAAGCGCTCTTGGCGCGTTGGGATGCTGCCGGTAATCATTGGCGAAGCGGCGGTTGATGCCGATGGCGGCTTCGCAATTGCCTAAGTTAAAGTGTGCCGTGGCGAGTAAAAACATATTGTTTTGCGCCATGAGGCTGCCGTTGCCGCCGTTGGCATAGCCTTTTAGTAAGGTCACCATCGCGACGTATTCTTTACGTTGTAGCAAGGCTTGGGCTTGATGATATTGCTGCTCATCGATTGGCACGGTGGCTTCAGGTTTGGGTTTGGTGGGCGTGGGCGGCAGATCGATGGCGGGGCTGGGCGGGGTTTTACTGAGGGCGTTGACTTGGGTTTGGAGCTTGGCTAATTCATATTCTAGCGCCTCGATGCGCTCTTGTTGGGCATCAATGCTGGCGCTGAGGACGCTGTTGGCGTAGGACTTGTGCTCTTCTGGGGCGGCGCTTAAAGTCGGCTGTTCCTGGGCGGGCGGGTTCTGAGAACTGGCGCAGGCCGAGAGGATGAAGCTGGTACCTAAGGCTAGAAAGAGCAGCTTGGTCATAGTCAGTCCGTTATTTTTTTAACAACAGGGTTAGGCCGTCGCCCACCGGTACCGTGATCGGCACGATGCGTTGATCCAACGGTAGGCTGGCATTAAAGGCCTGCATGATGCCGATGCTGGGCGGGTCTTTAGGGTTGGCTGGTGCCAAGACGCGGCCGTTTAATAAGACGTTGTCGATGGCGATGATTCCGCCGGGGCGCACCAGCTGTAGGCAGCGCTCAAAATAGGCGGGCGTAGAGGGCTTGTCGGCATCAATAAAGGCCAAATCATAATGATTATGGCGGCCTTCTTCGAGTAGTTCATCCAGAGTAAACAGCGCTGGCTGTAAGTGCAGGGTGATTTTGTCACTGACGCCGGCCTCGGCCCAAGCGGTGCGGGCCTGTTGAGTGAAGGTGTCGTTGATGTCACAGGCCGTTACCGTGCCGTCGGCAGGAAGGGCTAGGGCGACGGCGGTGCTGCTGTAGCCGGTAAATACGCCCAGTTCTAAATAATGCTTGGCTTGGGTCAGCTGTACCAGCCAAGTCAGTAAATGGGCTTGCTCTGGGGCTAGGCTCATCTTGGCCATGCGGTGGGCTGCGGTTTGCTGGCGCAGCCGAGCGAGGACGTCGGCCTCAGGCTGGCCAATGGCCAATAAATAATCGGCTAATTCAGGCTCTAGCGCCCAGGTCGTGCGTGACATAATGGTATTATTTAGGTTGGTAAGCGTAAGGTTTGTTCGGTACTTTGCCTGCTTTAAAGCCTTTTTGTTCGTCGCTTTTGAGCTCGACATCCCATAGTTTGCCGCGCAACGTCATGCGCTCTTCGGCCACTTCTTGGTTTTGGTCTAAATAATCATTCATGAATTTAGTGAATTCTGAAACGTACATGTCGATCCTTCGATGATTAGGTAAGCAATAGAGCGCTATTGTAGCTCAGATTGACGGCAAAGGCTCTATTTTTATCTGCATCATTTAAGCGATTCAGGCGATTTATTTATAGGA comes from Neisseriaceae bacterium CLB008 and encodes:
- the purE gene encoding 5-(carboxyamino)imidazole ribonucleotide mutase, which codes for MIQVGIVMGSNSDWDVMQNAAKMLKQFNVAFETKVVSAHRTPDLLFDYAEQAQKRGLKAIIAGAGGAAHLPGMLAAKTTVPVLGVPVPSRYLRGEDSLLSIVQMPKGIPVATFAIGEAGAANAALFAIAMLANEVPELAAALQAFRQTQEQTVLNMTLPEVD
- the ycaC gene encoding isochorismate family cysteine hydrolase YcaC, encoding MTKPYIRLDKDNAAVLLVDHQAGLLSLVRDIDPDKFKNNVLALADLAKYFNLPTILTTSFENGPNGPLMPELTKLFPDAPYIARPGQINAWDNQDFVDAVKATGKKQLIIAGVVTEVCVAFPALSALAEDFDVFVVTDASGTFNALTRDSALDRMSQAGAQLMSWFGVACELHRDWRNDVEGLGTLFANHIPDYQNLMNSYSTATQTKA
- a CDS encoding phosphoribosylaminoimidazolesuccinocarboxamide synthase, yielding MTSISLKKIYSGKVRDLYEIDDQRMLMVATDRLSAFDVILDDPIPQKGEILTQISNFWFEKLQHVIPNHFTGDTVYDVLPTEEAKALEKRAVVAQKLTPVKVEAIVRGYLAGSGWKEYQQTGAVCGHVLPAGLEEAAKLPEVLFTPSTKAEVGDHDENISYEVCESIIGADVAAKVRTAAIKLYTEAAAFAATRGIIICDTKFEFGLNAAGELILMDEVLTPDSSRFWPADEYQVGTNPPSFDKQFIRDWLEASGWNKQAPAPKVPADVIAKTKEKYQEALTLLTQ
- a CDS encoding tol-pal system YbgF family protein → MTKLLFLALGTSFILSACASSQNPPAQEQPTLSAAPEEHKSYANSVLSASIDAQQERIEALEYELAKLQTQVNALSKTPPSPAIDLPPTPTKPKPEATVPIDEQQYHQAQALLQRKEYVAMVTLLKGYANGGNGSLMAQNNMFLLATAHFNLGNCEAAIGINRRFANDYRQHPNAPRALYNIANCQLSMKQNDVAHTTLRTLIRTYPNSTEAQRAKILLK
- a CDS encoding DUF924 family protein: MQAMNNVLTFWFSEQTRPHWFAKSDDFDAALHQQFGPVWAQAKQGELAHWRTSLEGRVAEIIVLDQFSRNLCRNQREAFSQDGMALVLAQELIQQPGFAKLSPEYRQFALMPYMHSESAVIHVEAVRLFTEFGDANTLDFELRHKAIIDRFGRYPHRNKALSRSSSEEEIAFLQEDGSSF
- a CDS encoding DUF3460 family protein, encoding MYVSEFTKFMNDYLDQNQEVAEERMTLRGKLWDVELKSDEQKGFKAGKVPNKPYAYQPK
- a CDS encoding O-methyltransferase is translated as MSRTTWALEPELADYLLAIGQPEADVLARLRQQTAAHRMAKMSLAPEQAHLLTWLVQLTQAKHYLELGVFTGYSSTAVALALPADGTVTACDINDTFTQQARTAWAEAGVSDKITLHLQPALFTLDELLEEGRHNHYDLAFIDADKPSTPAYFERCLQLVRPGGIIAIDNVLLNGRVLAPANPKDPPSIGIMQAFNASLPLDQRIVPITVPVGDGLTLLLKK
- a CDS encoding LysR family transcriptional regulator, whose protein sequence is MQTDLNDLYYFVKVIEYGGFSPAGRALGVPKSKLSRRVALLEERLGVRLIHRSTRRFSLTDIGQTFFEHCQAMLVEAEAAHEAILSVQSEPKGVVRLSCPVALLHANIGPMLAEFMLAYPQIIVHLDANNRAVDVVGEGFDVAIRVRPGPLEDSDLVLRILAERGQCLVTSPKLVEAMGGLPSAPAELSQWPSLAIGQPQNAHVWTLFGPDERQVALHHRPRYVTTDMMALREAALVGVGVVQLPLLMIQSQLACGELVSVLPDWAPRREIIHAVYPSRRGQLPAVRLLLDYLTEKYRLLCEE
- a CDS encoding 5-(carboxyamino)imidazole ribonucleotide synthase, producing MNHRTSPILPPAMLGILGGGQLGRMFTIAAKTMGYRVTVLDPDPQAPAAAFADRHLCAPFNDAAALAIMGECAAVTTEFENVNAQAMIDLAQHTRVSPSGDCVAIAQNRILEKKWIRQAGLATAPYAVIDTPEALDQDFGAYLPGIMKTATMGYDGKGQIRVRTPEEVAAAFAELGQVACVLERMLPLQSEVSAIVARLSDDEISCFAPSENQHKDGILDVCIVPARLPEALQQQAQNMAKRLANELNYVGVLAVEFFVLDDDTLIVNEMAPRPHNSGHYTLTACLADQFQQQVRTLCGLTPAQPDLLSPCVMVNLLGNEWPAGGGEPNWAPLQQSGNAHLYLYGKEEARPGRKMGHYTVLGPDTEALLNQALNLQNTLTQPL